The window CGAGGCCTCCAGAACCGGGCCGATGGCCGGCTACCCGGTGATCGACATCACGGTCACACTCTATGACGGATCCTACCATGATGTCGATTCCTCAGAGATCGCGTTTAAGATCGCGGCCATCGAAGCGTTCAAGCAGGGGGTGATGAAGGGCCGGCCGGTCATGCTCGAGCCCATTATGGTCGTGGATGTCACCACACCGGAGACGGTGATGGGAGAGATCATCGGCGACCTGCAGTCGCGGCGCGGCAAGATTGAGTCGATCATGGAGCGCGGATCAAGCCGCATTATCCGGGCCTATGTCCCCCTGGCCGAGATGTTCGGGTATACCACAGCGATCCGGTCGCTCTCGCAGGGGCGGGCGTCCTCGACTATGGAGCCTGCGCGCTACGAACGCGTGCCGAAAAACCTTGAAGAGGGCCTCACAGGCGGAGGGAAAAAGGGCTAATGGCGACTAAGCCTAAGTTTGAGCGCACCAAGCCCCACGTCAACATCGGCACCATCGGCCATGTGGACCATGGCAAGACCACGCTGACCGCCGCGATCACCAAGGTGCTCGCCGCGAAGGGCCTCGCCCAAGC is drawn from Candidatus Omnitrophota bacterium and contains these coding sequences:
- the tuf gene encoding elongation factor Tu (EF-Tu; promotes GTP-dependent binding of aminoacyl-tRNA to the A-site of ribosomes during protein biosynthesis; when the tRNA anticodon matches the mRNA codon, GTP hydrolysis results; the inactive EF-Tu-GDP leaves the ribosome and release of GDP is promoted by elongation factor Ts; many prokaryotes have two copies of the gene encoding EF-Tu), with the protein product MATKPKFERTKPHVNIGTIGHVDHGKTTLTAAITKVLAAKGLAQA